Below is a window of Pseudarthrobacter equi DNA.
CGTAGCGGACCGCGAGGGCCAGGCCGATGCTGACGATCATCATGGGGACCAGGCCCGTGCCGCGGCGGCGCAGTGGCCGCCAGAGCCCGCGGTCCTGGGCATAACCGAACAGGCCACCGCCCGCCAGTGACAGGATCAGGGACAGCCAGAACGGAAGCCCGATGGCATTGAAGCCGAAGACGAGGACCGCGCCAAGGGTCACCATCTCGCCGTGGGCGAAGTTGGTGAGGCCGGTGGTGCCGAAGATCAGGGACAGGCCAACCGATGCCAGGGCGAGGAGCAGGCCAAAGCTCAGGCCCGCCACCAGCCGGTTGAGCAGGTTCTGGCCGAAGTCCTGCTGCTGCACCACGATGCCTTTGCCGAACGCGAAGATCACCGAGAGGTTGGAGGTCTGGCTGAATGTCACGTCGCGGGGATTGTCCTGGCCGTCGGCCAGCTTGATGCCCTCGGGAAGCGTGGATTCATCCAGTTCCACCGTGTAGGTGCCTTGCTCCGGCACGCCGATGTTCCAGGCGCCGTTGGCCGATGACTTGGCAGTGCCGGTGAAATCGCCCTTCTTCGCCGTGATGGTCACGTCCGCCAGGGGTGCGCGGGTGTCATCACGGAGGAACCCGCTGATGTTGTTCTGGAAGGTCTGATTCGACGGGGATGGTGTCGGTGACGGGGAAGCGGCCTGGCTCGCCGGTCCGGCCACCAGGAGGATTGCGAAGATGGAAGCGCCGATGGCTCCCAACAGTCTCAGCAAACCGAGGCGCCTTCCGGCCCGCTGGCCTTGGGGTGTACTTCTCAAATTGATAACCTCCACTTGGGGGCGGTCTAGGCCGCGCCATTGCAGCCGCTGCGAACGGTCGCAGGGTTGGGAAAATTGCCATGACGCCCGACACCCACAAGTGTGAGTTCCGTCACCCTGCTTGGGCTTATGCTACAGCGCATCAGAACCGGTGAATGCCGTGGTCCAGGCCATATTGGTAGCGATCGGATAACAACTGCGGGGCCCGCGGCTGCGATATGGCGCGGATCGTGGGAAACAACCTTTGTTGAGTAGCGGTGTCTCCAGGGACGCGGCCTCTCCACCGGCAGGTCACGGTTGTATTGCAAGGAAGGCCGGCGGGAACTTTAGGGGAGCCGGCTACGTGGGAATTGGTAGCGTAAACCTTAAGATCCATCACACACCCAGCATGGAGGAATCCCGCA
It encodes the following:
- a CDS encoding branched-chain amino acid ABC transporter permease gives rise to the protein MLRLLGAIGASIFAILLVAGPASQAASPSPTPSPSNQTFQNNISGFLRDDTRAPLADVTITAKKGDFTGTAKSSANGAWNIGVPEQGTYTVELDESTLPEGIKLADGQDNPRDVTFSQTSNLSVIFAFGKGIVVQQQDFGQNLLNRLVAGLSFGLLLALASVGLSLIFGTTGLTNFAHGEMVTLGAVLVFGFNAIGLPFWLSLILSLAGGGLFGYAQDRGLWRPLRRRGTGLVPMMIVSIGLALAVRYVIQFYFGGATQQLPYAQSPEIQIGPVSISPNNLWSLGISAVVIALIGIVLLKTRLGKATRAVADNPALAAASGIDVDAVIRLVWITGGMLASLGGILWAYYRPGVTFDMGSAILLLIFAGVTLGGLGTVFGALIGSIIVGIFVELTTVFGLAADLKYVGALFIMIVVLLFRPQGILGRRERVG